The Thermodesulfobacteriota bacterium genome has a window encoding:
- a CDS encoding peptide chain release factor-like protein: HIPSGIAVSCQDEKSQHKNRQKAMKILRSRLLDIKIREQQQRIASERKGQVGTGDRSEKIRTYNFPQNRVTDHRIGLTLHSLTEIMEGDITELTDTIIAWHQAEALKVQSEAVNR; encoded by the coding sequence CACATCCCCTCGGGGATAGCGGTCTCGTGCCAGGACGAGAAGAGCCAGCACAAAAACCGCCAGAAGGCCATGAAGATACTCAGAAGCCGCCTCCTTGACATAAAGATAAGGGAACAGCAGCAGCGCATAGCAAGCGAGCGAAAGGGGCAGGTGGGCACGGGCGACAGGAGCGAGAAGATAAGGACCTACAACTTCCCGCAGAACCGCGTCACCGACCACCGCATCGGGCTTACCCTCCACAGCCTTACCGAGATAATGGAGGGCGACATAACGGAGCTCACCGACACCATAATCGCCTGGCATCAGGCCGAGGCCCTTAAGGTGCAGTCGGAGGCCGTAAACCGGTAA